From one Pseudomonas fluorescens genomic stretch:
- a CDS encoding carbon-nitrogen hydrolase family protein, whose amino-acid sequence MRIALFQGEPQPLDIPGNLERLHQQAQLAAARGAELLVCPEMFLSGYNIGSEAVARLAEAEDGPSAMAVVEIAQSNRIAIAYGYPELADDGQIFNSVQLIDAHGSSLCNYRKTHLFGGLDRAMFSPGPDHFPVVELNGWRLGFLICYDIEFPENARRLALAGAELILVPTANMVPFDFIAQVTVRARAYENQCYLAYANYCGSEDEIHYCGQSSIVGPDGSILAMAGRDTALLSADLDLQRVQQGRANNPYLHDLRPELYSTPRQ is encoded by the coding sequence ATGCGCATCGCCCTGTTCCAAGGCGAACCGCAACCGCTGGACATCCCCGGCAACCTCGAGCGCCTGCACCAGCAGGCGCAACTGGCCGCTGCCCGCGGTGCCGAGCTGCTGGTGTGCCCGGAGATGTTCCTGAGCGGTTACAACATCGGCAGCGAAGCCGTCGCACGCCTGGCCGAAGCCGAAGACGGCCCGTCGGCCATGGCCGTGGTGGAGATCGCCCAAAGCAATCGCATCGCCATTGCCTACGGCTACCCGGAGCTGGCGGACGACGGTCAGATCTTCAACAGCGTGCAGTTGATCGACGCCCATGGCAGCAGCCTGTGCAACTACCGCAAGACCCACCTGTTCGGTGGCCTGGACCGGGCGATGTTCAGCCCGGGGCCGGATCACTTCCCGGTGGTCGAGCTCAACGGCTGGCGCCTTGGATTTCTGATCTGCTACGACATCGAGTTCCCGGAAAACGCCCGGCGCCTGGCCCTGGCCGGTGCCGAGCTGATCCTGGTGCCGACGGCGAACATGGTGCCCTTCGACTTCATTGCCCAGGTCACCGTGCGCGCCCGCGCCTACGAGAACCAGTGCTACCTGGCGTACGCCAACTACTGCGGCAGCGAAGACGAAATCCACTACTGCGGGCAAAGCAGTATCGTCGGCCCGGACGGCAGCATCCTGGCCATGGCCGGTCGTGACACGGCGCTGCTGAGCGCCGACCTGGACCTGCAGCGGGTGCAGCAAGGGCGGGCCAACAACCCTTACCTGCACGACCTGCGCCCCGAGCTCTACAGCACGCCGCGGCAATAA
- a CDS encoding flavin monoamine oxidase family protein, producing MNKNNRHPADGKKPITIFGPDFPFAFDDWIEHPAGLGSIPAERHGEEVAIVGAGIAGLVAAYELMKLGLKPVVYEASKMGGRLRSQAFEGTDGIIAELGGMRFPVSSTAFYHYVDKLGLETKPFPNPLTPASGSTVIDLEGQTHYAEKLSDLPKLFQEVADAWADALEDGARFGDIQQAIRDRDVPRLKELWNTLVPLWDDRTFYDFVATSKAFAKLSFLHREVFGQVGFGTGGWDSDFPNSMLEIFRVVMTNCDDHQHLVVGGVEQVPLGIWRHVPERCAHWPAGTSLSALHRGAPRPGVKSIARDSDGRLAVTDNWGDTRHYAAVLTTCQSWLLTTQIECEESLFSQKMWMALDRTRYMQSSKTFVMVDRPFWKDKDPQTGRDLMSMTLTDRLTRGTYLFDNGDDKPGVICLSYSWMSDALKMLPHPVEKRVKLALDALKKIYPKVDIAGHIIGDPITVSWEADPHFLGAFKGALPGHYRYNQRMYAHFMQQDLPAEQRGIFIAGDDVSWTPAWVEGAVQTSLNAVWGIMNHFGGQTHPDNPGPGDVFNEIGPIALAD from the coding sequence ATGAACAAGAACAATCGCCACCCCGCCGACGGCAAGAAACCCATCACCATTTTCGGCCCGGATTTCCCCTTTGCCTTTGACGACTGGATCGAGCACCCGGCTGGTCTGGGCAGTATTCCGGCTGAACGCCATGGCGAAGAAGTGGCGATTGTCGGCGCCGGTATCGCTGGGCTGGTGGCCGCCTACGAGTTGATGAAGCTGGGCCTCAAGCCTGTGGTGTACGAAGCCTCGAAAATGGGCGGGCGCCTACGCTCGCAAGCCTTCGAAGGCACCGATGGGATCATCGCCGAACTGGGTGGCATGCGCTTTCCGGTGTCGTCGACGGCGTTCTACCACTATGTGGACAAGCTCGGCCTTGAAACCAAGCCCTTCCCCAACCCGCTGACCCCCGCCTCGGGCAGCACGGTAATCGACCTGGAAGGCCAGACCCACTACGCGGAAAAACTCTCCGACTTGCCCAAGCTGTTCCAGGAAGTGGCCGATGCCTGGGCCGATGCTCTCGAAGACGGCGCCCGCTTCGGCGATATCCAGCAGGCTATCCGCGACCGCGATGTGCCGCGCCTCAAAGAGCTGTGGAACACCCTGGTACCGTTGTGGGACGACCGCACCTTCTATGACTTCGTCGCCACTTCCAAAGCTTTTGCCAAGCTCAGCTTCCTGCACCGCGAAGTATTCGGCCAGGTCGGTTTCGGCACCGGTGGCTGGGACTCGGACTTCCCCAACTCGATGCTGGAAATCTTCCGCGTGGTAATGACCAACTGCGACGATCACCAGCACCTGGTGGTCGGCGGCGTCGAGCAGGTACCGCTGGGCATCTGGCGTCATGTCCCGGAGCGCTGCGCACACTGGCCGGCCGGCACCAGCCTGAGCGCGTTGCACCGCGGCGCGCCTCGCCCCGGGGTGAAAAGCATTGCCCGCGATAGCGACGGGCGCCTGGCGGTGACCGACAACTGGGGCGACACCCGCCACTACGCCGCCGTGCTGACCACCTGCCAAAGCTGGCTGCTGACCACCCAGATCGAGTGCGAGGAATCGCTGTTCTCGCAGAAGATGTGGATGGCCCTGGACCGTACCCGTTACATGCAGTCGTCGAAGACCTTCGTCATGGTCGATCGGCCGTTCTGGAAGGACAAGGACCCGCAAACCGGTCGCGACCTGATGAGCATGACCCTGACCGACCGCCTGACCCGCGGCACCTACCTGTTCGACAACGGCGACGACAAGCCGGGGGTGATCTGCCTGTCTTACTCGTGGATGAGCGATGCGCTGAAAATGCTCCCGCACCCGGTGGAAAAGCGCGTCAAGCTGGCCCTCGATGCTCTGAAGAAGATCTACCCGAAAGTCGATATCGCCGGGCACATCATCGGCGACCCGATTACCGTGTCGTGGGAGGCCGATCCGCACTTCCTCGGTGCCTTCAAGGGCGCCCTGCCTGGCCATTACCGCTACAACCAGCGCATGTACGCGCACTTCATGCAGCAGGACCTGCCAGCCGAGCAACGCGGCATCTTCATCGCCGGTGACGATGTGTCGTGGACCCCGGCCTGGGTCGAAGGCGCGGTGCAGACTTCGCTCAATGCGGTGTGGGGTATCATGAATCACTTCGGTGGGCAGACCCACCCGGACAACCCAGGCCCGGGCGATGTATTCAATGAGATCGGCCCCATCGCCCTGGCCGACTGA
- a CDS encoding helix-turn-helix domain-containing protein — protein MKRDIFSELNEGFDALAQERQSKLTLRSHKVQLAELMEVSAEELVAIRERLNMSRAVFAMYLRTNARTLENWEQGRARPNAQAMTLIRLVEKFPETVEHLAALT, from the coding sequence ATGAAACGCGATATTTTTTCCGAACTGAACGAAGGCTTCGATGCCCTTGCCCAGGAGCGTCAAAGCAAGCTGACCCTGCGCTCGCACAAAGTACAACTCGCCGAGCTGATGGAGGTGTCGGCCGAAGAGCTGGTGGCTATTCGCGAACGCCTGAACATGTCGCGCGCGGTGTTCGCCATGTATCTGCGCACCAATGCCCGCACCCTGGAAAACTGGGAACAAGGCAGGGCCCGCCCCAATGCCCAGGCAATGACGCTGATCCGCCTGGTAGAAAAATTCCCTGAGACGGTCGAACACCTGGCCGCTTTGACGTGA
- a CDS encoding toxin, with protein MDDEALRSLQLILLLNPQAGSVIQGTGGLRKIRFADGLRHKGKRGGIRVIYYWWNNGQQFWLLTLYGKDQQDDLSPVQRQSLKQMLDLEIEART; from the coding sequence CTGGATGACGAGGCACTAAGGAGTTTGCAGTTGATATTGCTGCTCAACCCCCAGGCTGGCTCAGTCATCCAGGGGACCGGTGGCCTGCGCAAGATCCGCTTCGCCGATGGTCTGCGGCACAAGGGCAAACGTGGCGGTATTCGAGTCATCTACTACTGGTGGAACAATGGCCAGCAGTTCTGGCTGCTCACCTTGTATGGCAAGGATCAGCAGGACGATCTGAGCCCTGTGCAACGCCAGTCGCTCAAACAGATGCTCGATCTGGAAATCGAAGCGAGGACATAA
- a CDS encoding Lrp/AsnC family transcriptional regulator, giving the protein MSDSRPVALDEIDRQLISLLQINARESVATLARQLGIARTTVTSRLARLEKTKVISGYGVRLGQRLIDGGLQAYVGIKVQPRSGKDVVRRLSAMGQVQQLCAVSGEFDYVAWLRSDSPEQLDQLLDQIGSVEGVEKTTTSIILSSKVDRGQPV; this is encoded by the coding sequence ATGTCCGACAGCCGCCCCGTTGCCCTCGACGAAATCGATCGCCAGTTGATCTCGCTGCTGCAGATCAACGCCCGTGAAAGCGTCGCCACGCTTGCCCGGCAACTGGGTATCGCGCGCACCACGGTAACCTCGCGCCTGGCCCGCCTGGAGAAGACCAAGGTCATCAGCGGCTATGGCGTGCGCCTGGGCCAGCGCTTGATCGATGGCGGCCTGCAGGCTTATGTCGGCATCAAGGTGCAGCCGCGTTCGGGCAAGGACGTGGTACGGCGCCTGAGCGCCATGGGCCAGGTCCAGCAATTGTGCGCGGTCAGCGGCGAATTCGATTACGTCGCTTGGCTGCGCAGTGATTCGCCCGAGCAACTGGACCAGTTGCTCGATCAGATCGGCAGCGTTGAAGGCGTGGAGAAAACCACCACCTCGATCATTCTCAGCAGCAAGGTGGATCGCGGGCAGCCGGTTTGA
- the panB gene encoding 3-methyl-2-oxobutanoate hydroxymethyltransferase has product MSSHVRVNRLSVPAIQQRKGAGNLVVLTAYSMPMARWVDAEADVIIVGDSLGMVLYGMPSTLGVTLEMMIAHGQAVMRGSERACVVIDLPFGSYQASPEQAFLSAARLLRETAAQGVKLEGGEEMAETVEFLTRRGIPVMAHVGLMPQQVNCLGGFKAQGRDDQSAAKVRRDALAMQAAGAFSVVLEGIAEPLARRLSEELAIPTIGIGASPACDGQVLVTEDLLGLFGEYQPRFVKRFADLQPQIAHALAAYAREVRDGSFPQAEHCFKPR; this is encoded by the coding sequence ATGAGCAGCCATGTACGTGTAAACCGCTTGAGCGTGCCCGCCATCCAGCAGCGCAAAGGCGCTGGCAACCTGGTCGTGCTGACCGCCTACAGCATGCCAATGGCGCGCTGGGTCGATGCCGAGGCCGATGTGATCATCGTCGGCGACTCGCTGGGCATGGTCCTCTACGGTATGCCCAGCACCCTCGGCGTTACCCTGGAGATGATGATTGCCCACGGCCAGGCGGTAATGCGTGGGTCCGAACGCGCCTGCGTGGTCATCGACCTGCCATTTGGCAGTTATCAAGCTTCACCTGAACAGGCATTCCTCAGTGCCGCCCGACTGCTGCGCGAAACCGCTGCCCAAGGCGTCAAGCTTGAAGGCGGTGAAGAGATGGCCGAGACCGTGGAATTCCTCACTCGCCGTGGGATTCCGGTCATGGCCCATGTCGGGCTGATGCCGCAGCAGGTCAATTGCCTGGGCGGTTTCAAAGCCCAGGGCCGCGACGATCAAAGTGCCGCCAAAGTGCGCCGGGATGCCCTGGCCATGCAGGCCGCCGGCGCCTTTTCGGTCGTGCTCGAAGGCATCGCCGAACCCCTGGCGCGGCGCTTGAGCGAAGAGTTGGCAATCCCCACCATCGGTATCGGTGCTTCGCCAGCCTGTGATGGTCAGGTACTGGTCACCGAGGACCTGCTTGGTTTGTTCGGCGAATATCAGCCGCGCTTCGTCAAACGCTTTGCCGACCTTCAGCCGCAGATCGCCCACGCCCTGGCCGCCTATGCTCGAGAGGTGCGTGACGGCAGCTTCCCCCAAGCCGAGCACTGCTTCAAGCCGCGCTGA
- a CDS encoding AraC family transcriptional regulator, whose protein sequence is MPPTRQTSEVPPLPDFQQLPDPVYRRMFAIPAGHRVQMHSHPWVQFTYASAGIMQVLTEQHSYLLPPQCALWIPAGIEHTAYSDQAIEFRGLYLDDSLLNGYQRPCGVLQVTPLVRELIDKASRFAPEYPAQGAQARLLQVLVDELRELPEAPFGLPLPSDPRLRRITEALQANPADNRSVEDWARLVGASRRTLVRLFQAQTQLSFREWRQRLRLLAALPMLAQGMSVTTLSNELGYDSVSAFIALFQRHYGVTPGIYGARLCAPNQLPWDNQPRTMAVTSSSDL, encoded by the coding sequence ATGCCGCCAACGAGACAAACCAGTGAAGTGCCGCCGCTGCCGGACTTTCAGCAACTGCCAGACCCTGTCTATCGGCGCATGTTTGCCATTCCGGCGGGCCATCGGGTGCAGATGCACAGCCATCCCTGGGTGCAGTTCACCTATGCCAGTGCCGGGATCATGCAGGTGCTGACCGAACAACACAGCTACCTGTTGCCGCCGCAATGTGCGTTATGGATACCGGCAGGCATCGAGCACACCGCCTATAGCGACCAGGCCATCGAGTTTCGCGGGCTGTACCTGGACGACTCGCTGCTCAATGGTTATCAGCGTCCTTGTGGTGTGCTGCAAGTCACGCCGTTGGTACGCGAACTGATCGACAAGGCCAGTCGTTTTGCCCCGGAGTATCCTGCACAAGGGGCACAGGCGCGGCTCTTACAAGTGTTGGTCGATGAGTTGCGCGAGCTGCCCGAAGCGCCATTCGGCCTGCCGCTGCCCAGCGACCCGCGCTTGCGGCGAATCACTGAAGCCTTGCAAGCCAATCCTGCGGACAACCGCAGTGTTGAAGATTGGGCTCGGCTTGTAGGGGCTTCACGGCGCACCTTGGTGCGGCTGTTTCAGGCACAGACGCAGCTATCGTTCCGCGAATGGCGTCAGCGCCTGCGCTTGCTCGCGGCATTACCGATGTTGGCCCAGGGTATGAGCGTGACGACCCTCTCCAATGAGTTGGGCTATGACTCGGTGTCGGCGTTCATTGCACTGTTTCAACGCCATTACGGGGTAACACCCGGTATATACGGTGCGCGGCTTTGCGCACCGAATCAGCTGCCTTGGGATAATCAGCCGCGAACCATGGCAGTTACTTCCTCCAGCGACTTGTAG
- a CDS encoding lipopolysaccharide biosynthesis protein → MSVSNFEKCRNIRSGPVFIVASGRSAAGFPLEAFSDVPMITMNGAISMFLDTPIKPFFYACTDRDFSVQQPELFAQAMLRSERVALWQDHFAGAHVATEAELYFLKKAPKPKLTDFLSRNNQDLVRNRSFLGCRRKSLGFSKNLQHGFFDARTVAYLALQIAYHAGFNRVFLVGVDLDQNLGRFYESPGTTASPCGLDQHFESRILPSFQLVADSVISKDFAVYNLSATSRIPRNLIAYKSLEEVTAMVRG, encoded by the coding sequence TTGAGCGTCAGCAATTTCGAGAAATGCCGGAACATCCGCTCAGGTCCGGTATTTATTGTCGCCTCTGGCAGATCAGCAGCGGGGTTCCCGCTGGAGGCTTTCAGTGACGTTCCGATGATCACTATGAACGGCGCGATTTCGATGTTTCTCGATACGCCCATCAAACCGTTTTTCTATGCCTGTACCGACCGCGACTTCTCGGTTCAGCAACCCGAGCTATTTGCCCAGGCAATGCTGCGCAGCGAGCGGGTCGCACTCTGGCAAGATCACTTTGCCGGAGCGCACGTTGCCACCGAAGCCGAGCTGTACTTTCTAAAGAAAGCTCCCAAGCCAAAGTTGACCGATTTTCTTTCGCGCAATAACCAGGACCTGGTGCGCAATCGCTCCTTTCTCGGCTGTCGCAGGAAATCCCTGGGGTTCAGCAAGAATCTGCAGCATGGTTTTTTTGATGCCCGCACGGTGGCGTACCTGGCCTTGCAGATTGCCTATCATGCTGGTTTCAACAGGGTGTTCCTGGTCGGCGTCGATCTCGACCAGAACCTAGGCCGATTCTACGAAAGCCCCGGCACGACAGCTTCCCCTTGTGGCCTGGATCAGCATTTTGAATCACGTATCCTGCCGTCTTTCCAACTGGTCGCCGACTCGGTGATAAGCAAGGACTTTGCTGTCTATAACCTCTCTGCCACGTCGCGCATTCCGCGCAACCTCATCGCCTACAAGTCGCTGGAGGAAGTAACTGCCATGGTTCGCGGCTGA
- a CDS encoding type II toxin-antitoxin system HicA family toxin: MRSREIIALLEEDGWQEVGVRGSHHHFKHPTKPGRVTVPHPKSDIPKGTLNNILKTAGLK; the protein is encoded by the coding sequence ATGCGAAGTAGAGAAATAATCGCGCTACTTGAGGAGGATGGATGGCAAGAGGTAGGTGTGAGAGGTAGTCACCACCACTTCAAGCATCCAACCAAACCCGGCAGGGTGACGGTCCCACATCCCAAGAGCGATATACCAAAAGGGACGTTGAACAACATACTGAAAACCGCTGGCCTCAAGTGA
- a CDS encoding type II toxin-antitoxin system HicB family antitoxin, whose product MKFPVVIHKDPDSDYGVTVPDVAGCFSSGATVDEALDNVQEALALHFESLVADEEPLPQSQAIDAHLSNPDYAGGVWAVVDFDVTPYLGKSVRFNASLPEFLLQRIDNYVKNHPEQKSRSGFLASAALRVLQEASPDIRA is encoded by the coding sequence ATGAAATTTCCAGTCGTCATTCATAAAGACCCAGATTCAGACTACGGCGTGACGGTGCCGGATGTCGCGGGCTGCTTTTCTTCAGGTGCAACCGTTGACGAAGCGCTGGACAACGTCCAGGAGGCTTTGGCCCTGCACTTCGAATCACTAGTTGCCGATGAAGAGCCATTGCCTCAAAGCCAAGCTATCGATGCTCATTTGAGCAATCCCGATTATGCGGGTGGCGTGTGGGCCGTCGTTGATTTCGATGTGACCCCATACCTGGGCAAGTCGGTACGGTTCAATGCGTCTCTGCCGGAGTTTCTGCTGCAGCGCATCGACAACTATGTGAAGAATCATCCAGAACAGAAAAGCCGTTCGGGCTTCTTGGCGTCTGCAGCGCTGCGCGTGCTGCAAGAAGCATCCCCCGACATCAGAGCGTGA